CGACTTCCTGTTTACCCCCCGCCAGCGCGCCGCTCGTTACCGTTGCTCGGCGTCCGACGAATCGGCGCCAATCTGCAGCGGTTTTCAACGGCCGGTCTGCGCCAGGCGAAGAAACTTCCAATACATACTGCTCTCCAACCAACGCCTGGGCTTCCAGTCGCGCTTCCACCGCACGGGATGCCTTGGCACAGTCTTCGATCGTCACCTTCGTGCCGTCGCGCCGGTCGATCCGGATCTCGAGTACGGGACGAGAGCGTGAGCCCCCGCGCCGCAGCTCGACCAAATCGAAACCAAGCGTGTCAAGCTCTTGTGCGACAATGGGTTCGACGATCTCGCCCACCTGCACATCTCCAGTAAGAACCAGAAAAAAACCAAACACCGAAGAACAAAAAAGTGTGGGGACCATCCCCACACTTCACCCA
This region of Gemmatimonas groenlandica genomic DNA includes:
- the rimP gene encoding ribosome maturation factor RimP, with product MVPTLFCSSVFGFFLVLTGDVQVGEIVEPIVAQELDTLGFDLVELRRGGSRSRPVLEIRIDRRDGTKVTIEDCAKASRAVEARLEAQALVGEQYVLEVSSPGADRPLKTAADWRRFVGRRATVTSGALAGGKQEVEILALDGEEGAEVALVRDPKGREFQLPLVEVTQARLAFHWKR